One stretch of Pseudomonas azotoformans DNA includes these proteins:
- a CDS encoding pilus assembly protein PilP — protein MSPLRLNLSALTHNAAKWPLPGKALLGCALASLIFVVGDLVCLSPSRQRLHQVEVREVALQQQVAEKTALAATLEARVQQLQLMQAKADELFRALPGKSEMPGLLEDIAHLAVANGLVLESVTPSDEQSQPYYYEQPVQVGVAGAYHDLATFLSSLGGLARIATVHDVVLRRDGKLLRLDLLVKSYWLPGGGGGGQARQRQSFVYEASGLRDPFQRLAVQVDHLPGRQARAPDLARPRAALENLALDQFEMVGTLSRGSQFFALLRAASTVHRLAVGDYLGPDHGRVTAIHERYIELVELFPDGQGAWLERPRTLVLNVNS, from the coding sequence TTGAGCCCGCTGAGGCTCAATCTTTCTGCACTCACTCACAACGCTGCAAAATGGCCCCTACCTGGCAAGGCCCTGTTGGGCTGTGCGCTGGCGAGCCTGATATTTGTGGTGGGTGACCTTGTGTGCCTGAGCCCGTCGCGGCAACGGTTGCATCAGGTTGAGGTGCGGGAAGTCGCCCTGCAACAGCAAGTCGCTGAAAAGACGGCCCTGGCTGCCACCCTTGAGGCGCGCGTGCAGCAGCTCCAATTAATGCAGGCGAAAGCGGATGAGCTTTTCCGGGCGTTGCCGGGGAAATCCGAAATGCCCGGCTTGCTCGAAGACATCGCGCACTTGGCAGTGGCCAATGGTCTGGTGCTCGAGAGTGTCACGCCATCGGACGAACAGTCTCAGCCGTACTATTACGAGCAGCCGGTACAGGTCGGCGTGGCAGGGGCTTACCACGACCTGGCGACGTTCCTGAGTAGCTTGGGTGGCCTGGCGCGAATTGCGACGGTGCATGATGTTGTCCTGCGACGGGATGGCAAGCTGCTGCGCCTTGATCTACTGGTCAAGAGCTATTGGCTGCCGGGTGGTGGGGGAGGTGGTCAGGCCCGCCAACGACAATCCTTTGTCTACGAGGCTTCCGGGCTGCGCGACCCTTTTCAGCGGCTTGCCGTTCAGGTCGATCATCTACCTGGGCGGCAAGCTCGCGCGCCGGATCTCGCCCGGCCACGCGCAGCCTTGGAAAACCTTGCGCTGGACCAGTTCGAAATGGTCGGCACGTTGTCCCGTGGGTCGCAGTTCTTCGCCTTGCTGCGTGCGGCCTCCACGGTGCATCGCCTGGCGGTCGGTGACTACCTGGGGCCGGACCATGGCCGGGTCACGGCTATCCATGAGCGTTACATAGAGCTGGTCGAGCTGTTTCCCGATGGTCAGGGAGCATGGCTGGAACGCCCACGAACCCTGGTGTTAAACGTCAACTCATAA
- the pilM gene encoding type IV pilus biogenesis protein PilM, with translation MGKGFFTGKLDTLLGVDINDTAIRLVELGRSSSGYNIRGYVTQALPVRSVVDGTFLDLEGVGRTLRSALSRLATSVRGAAAAVSGPSVITRMIEMEAGLTDDEMAWMIQMEADQYIPYPLDDVAIDFQVRGPAALDPGRVEVLLAACLKEHVEAREAVLALAGLVPRVVDVEAFALARACSQDFASFTPSHRVDGAQWAVDAQGMGIACGLALRSFA, from the coding sequence ATGGGAAAAGGATTTTTCACGGGAAAACTCGACACCCTGCTGGGCGTCGACATCAATGACACGGCAATCCGGCTGGTGGAGCTGGGCCGTTCATCCTCTGGTTACAACATTCGCGGCTACGTCACCCAGGCATTGCCGGTACGTTCGGTGGTCGACGGCACATTCCTGGATCTCGAAGGTGTGGGGCGCACCTTGCGCAGTGCATTGTCACGGTTGGCGACGTCGGTCCGTGGCGCTGCCGCTGCGGTGTCCGGGCCTTCGGTGATCACGCGTATGATCGAGATGGAGGCGGGGCTGACTGACGACGAGATGGCCTGGATGATCCAGATGGAGGCAGACCAGTACATTCCTTATCCATTGGATGACGTGGCCATCGACTTTCAAGTGCGTGGGCCGGCCGCCCTCGACCCAGGTCGTGTCGAGGTGCTGCTGGCGGCGTGCCTGAAGGAACATGTCGAGGCTCGGGAGGCGGTTCTGGCGCTGGCCGGGCTGGTGCCGAGGGTGGTCGATGTCGAAGCGTTTGCATTGGCGCGCGCTTGCAGTCAGGATTTCGCCAGCTTCACGCCGAGCCATCGAGTCGATGGTGCACAATGGGCCGTGGACGCCCAAGGGATGGGAATTGCTTGCGGGTTGGCCCTGAGGAGTTTCGCTTGA
- a CDS encoding penicillin-binding protein 1A codes for MRLLKFFGYSIVAIVCGLLLVLSGAYLYLSPGLPSVEALRSIQLQIPLRVYSSDEKLIAEFGEMRRTPIRFADIPPNFISALLSAEDDNFANHYGVDPSSLVRAATQLVKSGHIQSGGSTITMQVAKNFFLTSERSFSRKATEILLALQIERQLTKDEILELYVNKIYLGNRAYGIEAASQVYYGKSIRDASLAQMAMIAGLPKAPSRFNPLANPARSKERRDWILGRMYKLGKIDQAAYESAIAEPLNASYHVPTPEVNAPYIAEMARAEMVGRYGSEAYTEGFRVTTTVPSDLQDIANNSVHSGLITYDQRHGYRGPESRLPGKTLSAWTTELGKQRAISGLEPAIVTQVKKDGVQVLTRTGEAHVAWDSMKWARPFLNTNSMGPMPKQPSDVAQVGDLIRVQRQKDDSLKFSQVPLAQGALVSLDPQNGAIRALVGGFAFEQSNYNRATQAKRQPGSSFKPFIYSAALDNGYTAASLVNDAPIVFVDEYLDKVWRPKNDTNTFLGPIRIREALYKSRNLVSIRLLQAMGVGKTIDYMTRFGFAKSDLPPNLSLALGTATLTPMEIATGWSTFANGGYKITPYLIDKIESRNGDTLFTANPPRVPGDVVNGVAATDGLAAPSNGGITIEPTPGTTPAANGTPAEPQAPAVAERIVDGRTTYILNSILEDVIKKGTGRRALALNRPDIAGKTGTTNESKDAWFSGYNADYVTTVWTGYDQPESLGRREFGGTVALPIWMSYMGAALKDKPPHTQPEPEGILSLRIDPISGRAASPSTPNAYFELFKSEDTPPSVNELGNGVAPGSPLPADEAAPIDLF; via the coding sequence ATTCGTCTGCTGAAGTTTTTCGGGTACTCCATTGTCGCCATCGTTTGCGGGCTGCTGCTCGTGCTCAGCGGGGCTTACCTCTACCTTAGTCCGGGTTTGCCCTCCGTAGAGGCCCTCAGAAGTATCCAGTTGCAGATTCCTTTGCGGGTCTACAGCAGCGATGAAAAACTGATCGCGGAGTTTGGCGAAATGCGCCGCACACCGATCCGTTTTGCCGATATTCCACCCAATTTCATCAGCGCCCTGCTCTCGGCCGAAGACGATAATTTTGCCAACCACTATGGTGTCGACCCCAGCAGCCTGGTGCGTGCGGCCACGCAATTGGTAAAAAGCGGACACATTCAATCCGGCGGCAGCACCATCACCATGCAGGTGGCGAAGAACTTCTTCCTCACCAGCGAGCGCAGCTTTTCGCGCAAGGCCACCGAGATCCTCCTGGCGCTGCAAATCGAACGCCAGCTGACCAAGGATGAGATCCTTGAGCTGTACGTGAACAAGATCTACCTGGGCAACCGCGCCTACGGGATCGAGGCGGCCTCGCAGGTCTACTATGGCAAGTCCATCCGTGACGCCAGCCTGGCGCAGATGGCCATGATCGCCGGCCTGCCCAAGGCGCCTTCACGCTTCAACCCACTGGCCAACCCGGCGCGCAGCAAAGAGCGCCGCGACTGGATCCTGGGGCGCATGTACAAGCTGGGCAAGATCGACCAGGCCGCTTACGAAAGCGCCATCGCCGAGCCGTTGAACGCCAGCTACCACGTACCAACCCCGGAAGTGAACGCGCCGTATATCGCTGAAATGGCGCGTGCCGAGATGGTCGGCCGCTACGGCAGCGAGGCGTATACCGAAGGTTTCCGCGTGACCACCACCGTGCCGAGCGACTTGCAGGACATCGCCAATAATTCGGTGCATTCCGGCCTGATCACCTACGACCAGCGTCACGGCTACCGCGGCCCCGAATCACGCCTGCCGGGCAAGACCCTGAGTGCCTGGACCACCGAACTGGGCAAACAACGTGCGATCAGCGGCCTGGAGCCAGCCATCGTCACCCAGGTGAAGAAAGATGGCGTACAGGTCCTGACCCGCACCGGCGAAGCCCATGTGGCGTGGGACAGCATGAAATGGGCGCGCCCGTTCCTGAACACCAACAGCATGGGCCCGATGCCCAAGCAGCCGTCGGACGTAGCGCAGGTGGGCGATTTGATCCGCGTGCAACGCCAGAAGGACGACAGCCTCAAGTTCAGCCAGGTGCCGTTGGCCCAGGGCGCACTGGTGTCGCTGGACCCACAGAACGGCGCAATCCGCGCCCTGGTCGGTGGTTTCGCGTTCGAGCAGAGCAACTACAACCGCGCCACCCAGGCCAAGCGCCAACCGGGCTCGAGCTTCAAGCCGTTCATCTACAGTGCCGCGCTGGACAACGGCTACACCGCCGCCAGCCTGGTCAACGATGCGCCGATCGTGTTCGTAGACGAGTACCTGGACAAGGTCTGGCGTCCGAAGAACGACACCAACACCTTCCTTGGCCCGATCCGCATCCGCGAAGCGCTCTACAAGTCGCGTAACCTGGTGTCGATCCGCTTGCTGCAGGCGATGGGCGTGGGCAAGACCATCGATTACATGACGCGTTTCGGTTTCGCCAAGTCAGACCTGCCACCCAACCTGTCCCTGGCCCTGGGCACCGCGACCCTCACGCCGATGGAAATCGCCACCGGCTGGAGCACCTTTGCCAACGGCGGCTACAAGATCACGCCGTACCTGATCGACAAGATCGAAAGCCGCAACGGCGACACCCTGTTCACCGCCAACCCGCCACGCGTGCCAGGCGACGTGGTCAACGGCGTGGCCGCCACCGATGGCCTGGCAGCACCGAGCAATGGCGGTATCACCATCGAGCCGACCCCAGGCACGACACCGGCCGCCAACGGTACCCCGGCGGAGCCACAGGCGCCGGCAGTTGCCGAGCGGATTGTCGACGGCCGTACCACTTATATTCTCAACAGCATCCTGGAAGATGTGATCAAGAAGGGTACCGGCCGCCGTGCCCTGGCGCTGAACCGGCCGGACATCGCCGGCAAGACCGGTACCACCAACGAATCCAAGGACGCCTGGTTCTCCGGCTACAACGCCGACTACGTGACAACCGTGTGGACCGGCTATGACCAGCCGGAAAGCCTGGGCCGCCGCGAGTTCGGTGGCACCGTCGCGCTGCCGATCTGGATGAGCTACATGGGCGCAGCCTTGAAGGACAAGCCGCCGCACACCCAGCCGGAGCCGGAAGGCATCCTCAGCCTGCGCATCGACCCGATCAGTGGCCGTGCAGCGTCGCCAAGCACGCCGAACGCGTACTTCGAACTGTTCAAGAGCGAAGACACGCCGCCGTCGGTCAACGAACTGGGCAATGGCGTTGCACCGGGTAGCCCGCTGCCGGCAGATGAAGCGGCGCCGATCGATCTGTTCTGA
- a CDS encoding PilN domain-containing protein yields MKTRINLLPWRQALAERRRKYLLACLLAFACAALAAVWLADQVIDQAIDRQVTRNDHLGKQITGLDSRIRTIDDLQEQSQQLAQRMKVVQDLHDSRSSGAQLLDQLARAVPDGVHLHEVVAKGDTMSISGSAESSQDIAQLMRRLEAAQGAHSTRLQQVRTEGARGNNEFQLMVRQGEPSEAQP; encoded by the coding sequence TTGAAGACACGAATCAACCTTTTGCCTTGGCGCCAGGCGCTGGCGGAGCGGCGACGCAAGTACCTGCTGGCGTGTTTGCTGGCGTTCGCCTGCGCGGCGCTTGCGGCTGTGTGGCTGGCGGACCAGGTGATCGACCAGGCCATTGATCGGCAAGTGACCCGCAATGACCATCTGGGCAAGCAAATCACCGGCCTCGATTCGCGCATCAGGACCATCGACGACCTGCAGGAGCAAAGCCAGCAGTTGGCACAGCGCATGAAGGTTGTGCAGGACCTGCACGACTCCCGCTCGTCCGGCGCGCAATTGTTGGATCAGTTGGCGCGCGCAGTACCCGATGGTGTGCATCTGCATGAAGTGGTGGCGAAGGGCGATACGATGAGTATCAGCGGCAGTGCCGAATCCAGCCAGGATATCGCCCAACTGATGCGTCGCCTGGAGGCCGCACAAGGCGCCCATTCCACGCGGTTGCAACAGGTGCGAACTGAAGGTGCGCGCGGCAACAATGAATTCCAGTTGATGGTGCGACAGGGCGAGCCCTCCGAGGCGCAACCTTGA